Genomic window (Pseudostreptobacillus hongkongensis):
AATAATAGTTCATATATAAATAATTTTAAAAAATATTCTGATAGTAAGGTTTGGGATATATTTGAAAAAGAGCAAAACATAGCTCTGATTGAAAAAATGTATGATAATATGGTTATAAATCTTGCAAGAGATTATAGAAATGTAACTATAGGGCCTGAACCAATATTTACATATATACTAGCAAAGGAATATGAAATGCGTGCATTAAGATTAATACTATCATCTAAAATAAATTCTATAAATCCTGAAGATATAAAGGGTAGAATGAGAGGTGTATATGTATAAAATAGCAGCGATAGGAGATAGAGATACGGTTATATCATTTAAAGTTTTAGGAATAGATGTATATAGTATAGAAAACTTTGAAAATGATGAATTAATTTCACAAAAAATTAAAGCAACAGTAGATAATTTAGCTTCAAATGGATATGGTATAATTTTTATTACAGAAGAATATGCACAGAAATCAGTTGAAGTTATAGAAAGATATAAAAATGAAGTTTTACCTATAATTACACTTATACCTAATAATAAGGGAAGTTTAAATATAGGGATGAATAAAATAGATGAAAATATAGAAAAGGCTATAGGGACTAATATATTTTAATTGAAAGGAGTATTGGTTTGAAAGGTAGTATAATAAAAGTTTCAGGACCTTTAGTAGTAGCTGAAAACATGTCACATGCTAATGTATTTGATATGGTTTGGGTTGGAAACAGCAGATTAATAGGAGAAATAATAGAAATGAGAGGAGATAGAGCCTCTATTCAAGTATATGAGGAAACTACAGGATTAAGTACTAACGAACCTGTAGTAACTACAGGTATGCCACTTTCGGTTGAACTTGGACCTGGATTACTTGAAAATATGTTTGATGGTATACAAAGACCATTAGATAAAATACGTGCTAAAGTTGGAGATTTCCTTTTAAAAGGAGTTGAAGTTAATGCACTTGATAGAGAAAAAGTTTGGGAATTTAATGCAACTAAAAATATAGGAGATTTTGTATCTAGTGGATATATTTTGGGTGAAGTTCCTGAAACTTCAGTAATAACTCATAAAATTATGGTTCCAGTAGGAATAGAAGGAACTATAAAAGAAATTAAAAGTGGTTCATTTACTGTTGAAGAAACTATTGCAGTTATAGAAACTAAAAATGGTTTAGTAAATGTAAATATGATACAAAAATGGCCAGTAAGAAAAGGAAGAAAATATTTAAAGAAAATAAATCCAGATGAACCATTAATTACAGGTCAAAGGGTTATAGATACATTTTTCCCTGTAACTAAAGGAGGAACTGCTTGTGTTCCTGGACCTTTTGGATCTGGTAAAACAGTAGTTCAACATCAATTTGCAAAATGGGGAGATGCTCAAGTAGTTGTATATGTTGGATGTGGAGAACGTGGAAATGAAATGACAGATGTTTTAATGGAATTTCCTGAAATTATAGATCCAACAACTGGACAATCTTTAATGAAAAGAACAGTATTAATTGCAAATACTTCAAATATGCCAGTTGCTGCTCGTGAGGCATCAATTTATACAGGTATAACTATAGCAGAATACTTTAGAGATATGGGATATTCTGTTTCAATAATGGCAGATTCTACATCTCGTTGGGCAGAGGCACTACGTGAAATGTCTGGTCGTCTTGAAGAAATGCCAGGAGATGAAGGTTATCCAGCATATTTATCATCTCGTGCAGCTGATTTCTATGAAAGAGCAGGTAAGGTAGTATGTCTTGGTGAAGATGAAAGAATAGGAGCATTAACTGTAATAGGTGCGGTATCGCCTCCAGGTGGAGATATATCAGAACCAGTATCACAAGCAACATTACGTATAGTTAAAGTATTCTGGGGACTTGATGCACAACTTGCATATAGAAGACATTTTCCGGCTATTAACTGGTTAAATTCTTATTCACTATATCAAACTAAGGTAGATGAATGGATGGATAATAATATATCAAGTGAATTTTCTAAGAATAGAACACAAGCTATGAAACTTTTACAAGAAGAATCAGGACTTCAAGAGATAGTAAGACTTGTAGGTAAAGATACTTTATCATTTGAAGATCAATTAAAACTTGAAGCAGCTAAAAGTATTAGAGAAGATTACTTACAACAAAATGCCTTCCATGAACAAGATACATATACATCTTTAGCTAAACAAGATAAAATGTTAAATATGGTTTTAAATTTCTATTTTGAAGCTAAAAAGGCTTTAAAAGCTAATGTATATTTAAATGATATATTAAAATTAGATGTAAGAGAAAAAATAGCAAGAGCTAAATATTTATCTGAAGAAGAAATATATAAGATAGATGAAATAAATAAAGAATTAAATGAAGAAATTAAAGAATTAATCTCTAAACAAGGGGAGGTAATATAGATGATAAAAGAGTATAAAACTATTAATGAAATAGTTGGGCCTTTGATGACTGTTGAAGGAGTTGAAGGTGTAAGTTATGATGAATTAGTTGAAGTAGAAACTCAAAATGGAGAAATTCGTTTAGGTAAAGTTTTAGAAATTAATGAAGATAAAGCTATATTACAATTATTTGAATCTCCTGCTGGAATAAATATGAAAGATTCTAAAGTTAGATTCTTAGGTAAACCTTTAAAATTAAGAGTATCAGAAGATATGATAGGTAGAGTATTTGATGGGCTTGGAAGAGAAAAGGACAATGGACCTAAAATAGTTGCTGAAAAATCATTAGATATTAATGGACTAGCATTAAATCCAGTTGCAAGAGATTATCCATCTGAGTTTATCCAAACGGGTGTTTCTGCAATAGATGGACTAAATACTTTAGTTAGAGGTCAAAAATTACCTATATTTTCAGGTTCTGGATTACCTCATGCTGAACTTGCAGCACAGATTGCAAGACAAGCTAGAGTTTTGGGAACTGATGAAAAATTTGCTGTTGTATTTGCAGCTGTTGGTATAACTTATGAAGAAGCAGAATTCTTTATAGAAGACTTTAAAAAGACAGGTGCGATAGATAGAGCAGTTCTATTTATTAATCTTGCAAATGATCCAGCTGTTGAAAGAATTTCAACACCAAGAATGGCACTTACTTGTGCAGAATATTTAGCATTTGAAAAAGGTATGCATGTTTTAACAATAATTACAGATTTAACTAATTACTGTGAAGCACTACGTGAAATATCGGCTGCAAGAAAAGAAGTTCCAGGAAGAAGAGGGTATCCAGGATATCTATATACAGATTTATCAACTCTTTATGAAAGAGCAGGTAAGTTAAAAGGGAAACCTGGAAGTATTACTCAAATACCAATACTTACAATGCCTGAAGATGATAAAACACACCCAATTCCAGATTTGACTGGATATATTACAGAGGGACAAATAGTTTTATCAAGAGAATTATATAAGAAAAATATAATGCCACCTATAGATGTTTTACCATCTTTATCAAGACTTAAGGATAAGGGTATAGGAAATGGTAAAACACGTGAAGATCATGCTGATACAATGAATCAATTATTCTCAGCTTATGCAACTGGTAAAGAAGCAAAAGAATTAGCTGTAATATTAGGAGAATCTGCTCTTTCTGATACAGATAAACAATTTGCTAAGTTTGCAACTGAATTTGAAGAAAAATATGTAGGTCAAGGATTTGAAACTAATAGAACTATAATAGACACTTTAGAATTAGGTTGGGATTTATTAAGAATACTACCAAGAACAGAATTAAAGAGAATAAGAGATATGTATTTAGAAAAATATCTTGAAAAAAAGGATAATTAGTTATGGCTAGATTAAATGTTAATCCAACAAGAATGGAACTAAGTAAATTAAAAATAAAGTTAGTTACAGCTAAAAAAGGTCATAAGTTATTGAAGGATAAACAAGATGAATTAATGCGTATATTTATAGAAACTATAAAAGAAAATA
Coding sequences:
- a CDS encoding V-type ATP synthase subunit F, which encodes MYKIAAIGDRDTVISFKVLGIDVYSIENFENDELISQKIKATVDNLASNGYGIIFITEEYAQKSVEVIERYKNEVLPIITLIPNNKGSLNIGMNKIDENIEKAIGTNIF
- a CDS encoding V-type ATP synthase subunit A, whose product is MKGSIIKVSGPLVVAENMSHANVFDMVWVGNSRLIGEIIEMRGDRASIQVYEETTGLSTNEPVVTTGMPLSVELGPGLLENMFDGIQRPLDKIRAKVGDFLLKGVEVNALDREKVWEFNATKNIGDFVSSGYILGEVPETSVITHKIMVPVGIEGTIKEIKSGSFTVEETIAVIETKNGLVNVNMIQKWPVRKGRKYLKKINPDEPLITGQRVIDTFFPVTKGGTACVPGPFGSGKTVVQHQFAKWGDAQVVVYVGCGERGNEMTDVLMEFPEIIDPTTGQSLMKRTVLIANTSNMPVAAREASIYTGITIAEYFRDMGYSVSIMADSTSRWAEALREMSGRLEEMPGDEGYPAYLSSRAADFYERAGKVVCLGEDERIGALTVIGAVSPPGGDISEPVSQATLRIVKVFWGLDAQLAYRRHFPAINWLNSYSLYQTKVDEWMDNNISSEFSKNRTQAMKLLQEESGLQEIVRLVGKDTLSFEDQLKLEAAKSIREDYLQQNAFHEQDTYTSLAKQDKMLNMVLNFYFEAKKALKANVYLNDILKLDVREKIARAKYLSEEEIYKIDEINKELNEEIKELISKQGEVI
- a CDS encoding V-type ATP synthase subunit B; this encodes MIKEYKTINEIVGPLMTVEGVEGVSYDELVEVETQNGEIRLGKVLEINEDKAILQLFESPAGINMKDSKVRFLGKPLKLRVSEDMIGRVFDGLGREKDNGPKIVAEKSLDINGLALNPVARDYPSEFIQTGVSAIDGLNTLVRGQKLPIFSGSGLPHAELAAQIARQARVLGTDEKFAVVFAAVGITYEEAEFFIEDFKKTGAIDRAVLFINLANDPAVERISTPRMALTCAEYLAFEKGMHVLTIITDLTNYCEALREISAARKEVPGRRGYPGYLYTDLSTLYERAGKLKGKPGSITQIPILTMPEDDKTHPIPDLTGYITEGQIVLSRELYKKNIMPPIDVLPSLSRLKDKGIGNGKTREDHADTMNQLFSAYATGKEAKELAVILGESALSDTDKQFAKFATEFEEKYVGQGFETNRTIIDTLELGWDLLRILPRTELKRIRDMYLEKYLEKKDN